The following are encoded together in the Streptomyces sp. NBC_00358 genome:
- the pruA gene encoding L-glutamate gamma-semialdehyde dehydrogenase, which translates to MDAVTQVPTPVNEPVHGYASGSPERVRLEARLKELAENPIDLPMTIGGERRMGGGERFDVVQPHNHKARIGTYANATQADAQDAVDAALAAAPAWRAMAFDDRAAIILRAAELLAGPWRETLAASTMLGQSKTAQQAEIDTPCELVDFWRFNVHYARQILAEQPPANSPGVWNRMDHRPLEGFVYAITPFNFTAIAGNLPTAPALMGNVVVWKPSPTQTHAAVLLMQLLEEAGLPKGVINLVTGDGIEVSKVALEHRDLAGIHFTGSTKTFQYLWKTVGTNIEKYRSYPRLVGETGGKDFVVAHPSADRAVLKTALTRGSFEYQGQKCSASSRAYVPASIWNSGFKEEFAAEVDGLTMGDVTDLSNFIGAVIDERSFAKNKAAIDRAKADPTCTIVAGGSYDDSVGYFVRPTVVECSDPENEVFTTEYFGPFLAVHVYEDDKYDEMLTQMESASDYALTGAVISGDRAAAAYTMEKLRYAAGNFYINDKSTGAVVGQQPFGGGRASGTNDKAGAPQNLMRWTLTRAIKETLVPPTDYGYPHMG; encoded by the coding sequence ATGGACGCTGTGACCCAGGTCCCCACCCCCGTCAACGAGCCGGTGCACGGCTACGCCTCCGGTTCGCCCGAGCGCGTCCGCCTGGAGGCCAGGCTCAAGGAGCTGGCCGAGAACCCGATCGACCTGCCGATGACCATCGGCGGCGAGCGGCGCATGGGCGGTGGCGAGCGTTTCGACGTCGTGCAGCCGCACAACCACAAGGCGCGCATCGGCACCTACGCCAACGCCACGCAGGCGGACGCCCAGGACGCCGTGGACGCGGCCCTCGCCGCCGCTCCGGCCTGGCGCGCGATGGCCTTCGACGACCGCGCCGCGATCATCCTGCGCGCCGCCGAGCTGCTGGCCGGTCCCTGGCGCGAGACGCTGGCCGCCTCCACCATGCTCGGCCAGTCGAAGACCGCCCAGCAGGCCGAGATCGACACCCCCTGCGAGCTCGTCGACTTCTGGCGCTTCAACGTCCACTACGCCCGCCAGATCCTCGCCGAGCAGCCGCCGGCGAACTCCCCGGGCGTGTGGAACCGCATGGACCACCGTCCGCTGGAGGGCTTCGTCTACGCGATCACGCCCTTCAACTTCACCGCGATCGCCGGCAACCTGCCCACCGCTCCGGCGCTCATGGGCAACGTCGTCGTGTGGAAGCCGTCCCCGACGCAGACCCACGCCGCCGTGCTGCTGATGCAGCTCCTGGAGGAGGCGGGCCTGCCCAAGGGCGTCATCAACCTCGTCACCGGTGACGGCATCGAGGTCTCCAAGGTCGCCCTGGAGCACCGCGACCTCGCCGGCATCCACTTCACCGGCTCGACCAAGACCTTCCAGTACCTGTGGAAGACGGTCGGCACCAACATCGAGAAGTACCGCTCCTACCCGCGCCTGGTCGGCGAGACCGGCGGCAAGGACTTCGTCGTCGCCCACCCGTCGGCCGACCGCGCGGTCCTCAAGACCGCCCTGACCCGCGGTTCCTTCGAGTACCAGGGCCAGAAGTGCTCGGCGAGCTCCCGCGCCTACGTCCCGGCCTCCATCTGGAACTCCGGTTTCAAGGAGGAGTTCGCGGCCGAGGTCGACGGGCTGACCATGGGTGACGTCACCGACCTGTCGAACTTCATCGGCGCGGTCATCGACGAGCGGTCCTTCGCCAAGAACAAGGCGGCCATCGACCGCGCGAAGGCCGACCCGACCTGCACGATCGTCGCGGGCGGCTCGTACGACGACTCCGTCGGCTACTTCGTGCGCCCGACCGTCGTCGAGTGCTCGGACCCGGAGAACGAGGTCTTCACGACCGAGTACTTCGGCCCCTTCCTCGCCGTGCACGTCTACGAGGACGACAAGTACGACGAGATGCTGACCCAGATGGAGTCGGCGTCCGACTACGCGCTCACCGGCGCTGTCATCTCCGGCGACCGCGCGGCGGCCGCGTACACGATGGAGAAGCTCCGCTACGCGGCGGGCAACTTCTACATCAACGACAAGTCGACCGGCGCCGTCGTCGGCCAGCAGCCCTTCGGCGGCGGCCGTGCCTCCGGCACCAACGACAAGGCCGGCGCCCCGCAGAACCTGATGCGCTGGACGCTGACCCGCGCCATCAAGGAGACGCTGGTCCCGCCGACCGACTACGGCTACCCGCACATGGGCTGA